From the genome of Arthrobacter russicus:
GAGAAGCGGCAACACCCGGAAAATTGGGGCAAGCTTTGAACCTGAGTTCCCCGGCCACCACCGCACTCATCGATCGTTTGACGCGGGCAGGGCATTTGGAACGCCATCGGGACGCGGCTGACCGGCGGCAAGTGCACTTGCGAAGCACGGAAAAGGCCCAGGGAACCGGGCGCGCGCTCTTCGGCCCTTTGGCCAAGCATCTCAGTAGGGCGATGGCTGGTTACACCGACGAAGAACTTCAACTGGTGGCTCGGTTCATCATCGACATGACCACGGCAACCGAAACTGCAAAGTCGGCAGTCGTCCGACACGGCTAAGCCGCCCCGGTAGCTCCGAGCCAGTACTGCTCGCCCCAGAGCAGCCTAAACTGGTCTGGTGACTAACGTGGAGTTCAACCCGGAACCGGTGTCCTGTCCCGGCTCCACCCCATCGACACCGTGCGTGCAGCTCTGGCCGGCGCGAAATGTACCACTGGGCGGAGTACGCGGCGTCACCGTGGCACGGACGCTGCCGCAGCGCGGCATGCCGACCGTTGGAGCGTGGTGCTTTCTGGACAGCTTCGGTCCGGCTGCCCCAAACATGTCGGTGTTGCCACACCCCCACATTGGCCTGCAAACCGTGACCTGGCCACTGTCCGGAATGATTCGGCACCGGGACTCTCTCGGCTCGGACGTCTTAGTCCGGCCGGGCGAGCTTAATCTGATGACCGCAGGCAACGGCGTGGCGCACAGCGAATTTTCCTGGCTGGGCGAGTCAACCGACGATGCTGCCGTCGGCACCATGCGCGGCCTGCAATTGTGGGTGGCCTTGCCCGAGGAATCTCGGCACCGTGCAGCAAGCTTCGAGCAGCACCGCGAACTGCCCGTCGGCACGATCGATGGCCTGTCAGTTACCGTGTTACTCGGCGAGTTAGCCGGGCTGCGCTCGCCCGCCACCACGTTCAGTCCGATCGTCGGCGCGCAGCTTGAATGCTCGGCGCGCAGCTCGACAGTACCGCTGAACCGGCTTTTCGAACACGCGATCCTGGTTCTCGATGGCACCTTGGAAATCGACGGCACGACAA
Proteins encoded in this window:
- a CDS encoding pirin family protein, translating into MTNVEFNPEPVSCPGSTPSTPCVQLWPARNVPLGGVRGVTVARTLPQRGMPTVGAWCFLDSFGPAAPNMSVLPHPHIGLQTVTWPLSGMIRHRDSLGSDVLVRPGELNLMTAGNGVAHSEFSWLGESTDDAAVGTMRGLQLWVALPEESRHRAASFEQHRELPVGTIDGLSVTVLLGELAGLRSPATTFSPIVGAQLECSARSSTVPLNRLFEHAILVLDGTLEIDGTTIPAGPLAFLGAGRAELTVRAAADSKFLLIGGEPFGEDLLMWWNFVARNQTEIEAARADWESVSQDTASARFPVVAGHGPEAGAEAGRIPAPPLPAVKLTPRRRNPQT
- a CDS encoding MarR family winged helix-turn-helix transcriptional regulator; the protein is MNEAEANNPDHGELSEQLLRLLQEFTVQTDHFVEEVSHHNGLHRTDLNALAHLAKMARSGEAATPGKLGQALNLSSPATTALIDRLTRAGHLERHRDAADRRQVHLRSTEKAQGTGRALFGPLAKHLSRAMAGYTDEELQLVARFIIDMTTATETAKSAVVRHG